In Blautia wexlerae DSM 19850, a single window of DNA contains:
- a CDS encoding VirB4-like conjugal transfer ATPase, CD1110 family yields MQKNIRQAKKTRSDAKQGKTKSARSKPSKKGGFFAGLKADAPQTVQQSIPYREMYRDGICRLTDTLYTKTVQFFDINYQLAQADDKAQIFEGYCDFLNYFDASIHVQLTFINQRANMQDFTRSIEIPPRGDEYDGIRKEYGDMLKNQLQKGNNGLTKRKYITFGIEADDLRTAKMRLERIETDVLANFKTLGVQSRSLNGLERLELLHGQLHPDGQEKFHFQWSDLPKTGLSTKDFISPSGLSFSKDGKTFRVGDHSGAVSFLQILAPELTDRLLADLLDLNDAVTVNLHIQSIDQAQAIRNIKRKMSDLQKMTIEEQKKAVRSGYDMDIIPTDLATYGEEAKNLLQDLQSRNERMFLVTVLVENIAAKRQKLFNDIFAASGVAQKYNCALKRLDYQQEQGLMSSLALGTNQIEIERGLTTSSTAIFVPFTTCELFQEGEALYYGLNALSNNLIMANRKTLKNPNGLFLGTPGSGKSFSAKREIVNVFLLTEDDIIIADPENEYGPLVQQFGSQGQVIDISPTSTNYINPMDINLDYSDDENPITLKSDFILSLCDLIIGGKEGLSPIERTIIDRCTRLVYREYLQDPCPENMPILGDLYELLLKQSEPEAQNIATALEIYVNGSLNVFNHRSNIQMDQHRVLCFQLKSLGKALKEIGLLIMQDAVWNRVTANRSKHKTTWFYIDEFHLLLKGQTGSFSVEIWKRFRKWGGIPSGLTQNVKDLLASREIENIFENSDFIYMLNQAQGDRQILAKQLGISPHQLSYVTHSGPGEGLLFFGNVIIPFVDHFPKDTLLYSVLTTRPDEVAGTKA; encoded by the coding sequence CTGCAAAAAAATATCAGGCAGGCCAAAAAGACCAGATCCGATGCAAAGCAGGGCAAAACTAAGTCTGCCCGTTCCAAGCCGTCTAAAAAAGGCGGCTTTTTTGCCGGGCTGAAAGCAGATGCCCCGCAGACGGTCCAGCAGAGCATTCCCTACCGTGAAATGTACCGGGATGGGATCTGCCGGTTGACCGATACCCTTTACACCAAAACGGTACAGTTTTTTGATATTAACTATCAGCTTGCACAGGCAGATGATAAAGCACAGATCTTCGAGGGTTACTGCGATTTCTTAAATTACTTCGATGCTTCGATCCATGTGCAGCTTACCTTTATCAACCAGCGGGCCAATATGCAGGATTTTACCAGAAGCATTGAAATCCCTCCCCGCGGCGACGAGTATGACGGAATCCGCAAGGAATACGGGGATATGTTAAAGAACCAGTTGCAGAAAGGAAATAACGGTCTCACCAAACGCAAATACATTACCTTTGGGATCGAGGCAGATGACCTGCGTACTGCGAAAATGCGTCTGGAACGCATTGAAACGGATGTGCTGGCAAATTTCAAAACCCTTGGAGTCCAGTCAAGATCCTTAAACGGACTGGAACGTCTGGAACTTCTTCACGGCCAGCTTCACCCGGACGGTCAGGAAAAGTTTCATTTCCAGTGGTCGGATCTGCCTAAGACCGGTCTTTCTACCAAAGACTTCATTTCCCCATCCGGGCTGTCTTTTTCAAAGGATGGAAAGACATTCCGGGTAGGCGACCATTCCGGTGCCGTCTCCTTTTTGCAGATTTTGGCGCCGGAGCTTACTGACCGGCTTTTAGCGGATCTTCTTGACTTAAACGACGCCGTGACTGTCAACTTGCATATTCAGTCTATCGACCAGGCACAGGCAATCCGAAACATCAAGCGTAAAATGTCGGACCTGCAGAAAATGACCATTGAGGAACAAAAGAAAGCGGTCCGATCCGGGTATGATATGGACATCATTCCCACCGACCTTGCCACCTATGGAGAGGAAGCAAAAAATCTTTTGCAGGATTTACAGAGCCGCAATGAGCGCATGTTCCTTGTGACGGTACTGGTGGAAAATATCGCTGCCAAACGCCAAAAGCTGTTCAATGATATTTTTGCCGCTTCGGGTGTGGCACAGAAATACAACTGTGCCTTAAAACGGCTGGATTACCAGCAGGAACAGGGGCTTATGTCCTCGCTTGCTCTTGGTACGAACCAGATTGAAATTGAGCGCGGGCTTACGACCAGCAGCACAGCGATCTTTGTACCGTTTACCACCTGTGAATTGTTCCAGGAGGGCGAGGCGTTGTATTACGGCCTGAACGCCCTTTCCAATAACTTGATCATGGCGAACAGAAAAACGCTGAAAAACCCCAATGGGCTGTTTCTCGGTACCCCAGGAAGCGGTAAATCTTTCTCTGCCAAGCGTGAGATCGTCAATGTGTTCCTTCTGACGGAGGACGACATCATTATCGCCGACCCGGAAAATGAGTATGGGCCGCTGGTACAGCAGTTCGGTTCCCAGGGGCAGGTCATTGATATTTCCCCTACTTCCACGAACTACATCAACCCTATGGACATCAATCTGGACTATTCCGATGATGAAAACCCGATCACTTTGAAAAGTGATTTTATCCTGTCGCTGTGTGACCTTATCATCGGGGGCAAAGAAGGGCTTTCCCCTATCGAAAGGACGATCATCGACCGTTGTACCAGACTGGTGTACCGGGAATACCTGCAGGACCCATGCCCGGAAAATATGCCGATCTTAGGCGATCTTTACGAGCTGCTTTTGAAACAGTCTGAACCGGAGGCACAGAATATCGCAACGGCGCTGGAAATCTATGTCAATGGTTCCCTTAACGTGTTCAACCATCGTTCCAATATCCAGATGGATCAACACCGGGTACTGTGTTTCCAGCTTAAATCACTGGGAAAAGCCTTAAAGGAAATCGGGCTTTTGATCATGCAGGATGCGGTGTGGAACCGTGTCACGGCCAACCGTTCCAAACATAAAACAACCTGGTTCTATATCGACGAATTCCACCTTCTTTTGAAAGGACAGACAGGAAGTTTCAGCGTGGAGATCTGGAAACGCTTCCGTAAATGGGGCGGAATCCCATCAGGTTTAACGCAGAATGTCAAGGACCTTCTGGCTTCCCGTGAGATTGAGAACATTTTTGAGAACTCAGACTTTATCTATATGCTCAACCAGGCCCAGGGAGACCGTCAGATTTTGGCAAAGCAGTTGGGGATCTCCCCGCACCAGCTTTCCTATGTGACCCATTCCGGTCCCGGCGAGGGGCTTTTGTTCTTTGGAAATGTGATCATCCCCTTTGTGGACCACTTCCCGAAGGACACACTGTTGTACAGCGTGCTTACCACAAGACCGGATGAAGTAGCGGGGACCAAAGCGTGA
- a CDS encoding PrgI family protein, producing MPYVPVPKDLTKVKTKLAFNLTKRQLICFSLAGLVGLPVYFFTRGAIGNSAAVLLMIGLMMPFFFFAMYERDGQPAEKILKNRLRYKLWPKNRPYRTDNLYKSMSKKEVTKIAKKQAAGSSGKASAKKYQAGQKDQIRCKAGQN from the coding sequence ATGCCTTATGTACCTGTACCAAAGGATTTAACCAAAGTTAAAACCAAGCTGGCCTTCAATCTGACGAAGCGCCAGCTTATTTGTTTCAGTCTTGCCGGGCTTGTCGGCCTTCCGGTGTATTTCTTTACCCGCGGGGCGATCGGCAATTCGGCGGCTGTACTTTTGATGATCGGGCTGATGATGCCCTTTTTCTTCTTCGCCATGTATGAGCGTGACGGACAGCCGGCAGAAAAGATCTTGAAGAACCGGCTCCGTTATAAGCTCTGGCCGAAGAACCGTCCATACAGGACGGATAACCTGTATAAATCTATGTCAAAGAAGGAGGTTACAAAGATTGCCAAAAAACAAGCAGCAGGAAGCTCAGGAAAAGCGTCTGCAAAAAAATATCAGGCAGGCCAAAAAGACCAGATCCGATGCAAAGCAGGGCAAAACTAA
- a CDS encoding MT-A70 family methyltransferase, producing MPETKQYGIIYADPPWRYDRKHGSGVAENHYPTMSIEEICALPVSELAAKDSTLFLWATFPQLNEAFRVIDAWGFKYKTLAFLWLKQNRKADSWFYGMGFWTRSNAEVCLLATRGRPKRQCAGIHQFVISHIEQHSKKPDEVRDKIVKLMGDQPRVELFARQKTPGWDVWGNEVNCTLTMPERKG from the coding sequence ATGCCGGAAACGAAACAGTACGGCATTATCTATGCCGATCCGCCCTGGCGCTATGATAGGAAACATGGAAGCGGCGTTGCGGAGAACCATTACCCCACAATGAGCATTGAAGAAATCTGTGCCCTGCCGGTATCGGAACTTGCCGCAAAAGACAGCACCCTTTTTCTGTGGGCGACCTTCCCGCAGCTCAATGAAGCCTTCCGGGTGATCGATGCCTGGGGATTCAAATATAAAACGCTGGCTTTTCTATGGCTCAAACAGAACCGGAAAGCGGATAGCTGGTTTTATGGCATGGGCTTTTGGACCCGATCTAATGCGGAGGTCTGCCTGCTGGCAACCAGAGGCCGACCGAAACGCCAGTGTGCGGGAATCCATCAGTTTGTAATCTCCCATATTGAGCAGCACAGCAAGAAACCGGACGAGGTGCGGGATAAGATCGTAAAACTCATGGGCGATCAGCCCAGAGTGGAACTGTTTGCAAGACAAAAGACACCCGGCTGGGATGTGTGGGGCAATGAAGTGAACTGTACGCTGACTATGCCGGAGCGAAAGGGGTGA